In a single window of the Pyrococcus sp. NA2 genome:
- a CDS encoding ferritin family protein yields MKEIDILRLALEIEKAELKFYLNLARKVSDERARKMFLFLANEEANHWEIFEKEFLEKLVNECEMPRINNELVERLIFKEIREGELSEIDAVKIGMEQEKLTWEFYERAAKEAKSEELRKVFKNLARIEKAHYELMKAQYDSIMKTGIWMDYQDFSLEVD; encoded by the coding sequence ATGAAGGAGATAGATATCCTCAGATTGGCTTTGGAGATAGAGAAAGCCGAACTCAAGTTCTACCTGAATCTTGCAAGAAAAGTTAGCGATGAAAGAGCAAGGAAGATGTTTCTTTTCCTCGCCAATGAGGAAGCAAACCACTGGGAGATATTTGAGAAAGAATTCCTGGAGAAACTTGTAAATGAGTGTGAGATGCCTAGAATTAACAATGAGCTAGTTGAAAGATTGATATTCAAAGAAATAAGGGAAGGAGAACTTAGTGAAATTGACGCCGTTAAAATTGGAATGGAACAGGAGAAATTAACATGGGAGTTCTATGAGAGGGCTGCAAAAGAAGCTAAAAGTGAAGAACTAAGGAAGGTCTTCAAGAATTTGGCAAGGATAGAAAAGGCTCACTATGAATTAATGAAGGCTCAATATGATTCGATAATGAAGACGGGGATATGGATGGACTATCAGGACTTCAGCCTTGAGGTAGACTGA
- a CDS encoding ferritin family protein, translating to MEITDKEVFEIAMNSEIRAKEAYEKLASMVKSDVIRDELLFLASEEEKHRQIVKNIAEKVLGENAEPKKIELDVIAEFKVIAEKMGEIIEDVEVTIDDIYEISMEAELVSEKLYRELAKYAATEKTKLLLEMLADMERNHYNIIKKQYEYITRYPDIYKEEFYDQLMKDINFNF from the coding sequence GTGGAGATTACGGATAAGGAAGTTTTTGAGATAGCGATGAACTCCGAGATAAGAGCAAAGGAAGCCTATGAGAAGCTTGCTTCGATGGTTAAGAGTGACGTCATAAGAGATGAGCTTCTCTTCCTAGCCAGTGAAGAGGAAAAACATAGGCAGATCGTCAAGAACATTGCAGAGAAGGTTTTAGGAGAGAACGCTGAACCAAAGAAGATAGAACTAGATGTCATTGCGGAATTCAAAGTCATTGCGGAGAAAATGGGAGAGATAATAGAGGATGTTGAGGTGACTATTGACGACATTTATGAGATCTCCATGGAAGCTGAGCTTGTTAGTGAGAAACTCTATAGGGAGCTTGCAAAGTATGCCGCAACTGAAAAGACGAAATTACTTCTTGAAATGCTCGCGGACATGGAGAGAAACCACTACAATATAATAAAGAAGCAATACGAGTATATAACCCGATATCCAGACATATACAAGGAGGAGTTCTATGACCAGCTAATGAAGGACATAAACTTCAACTTCTGA
- a CDS encoding ATP-binding protein — MLFSPYPKRVREELFNREKELEELKEAIERGERLILLLGLRRLGKSSLLNVALNEIPDPSIKIDVRKTYSEFSSVNRYIIGRMLLSAMKGKRRIIEEAKIFLERVRGISISGVKAEITSREFSIVELLEALNEYGEKTGRVVIAFDEAQYLRFGGATRYDGILAYAIDNLENITFILTGSEVGLLFDFLKFDNPESPLFGRYHHDIILEKFSPELSAEFLRKGFEEVGANINEREIEDAIRELDGIVGWLALYGYVRVTKKLGHKEAIGEVLKEAKSLVKSELAKLFAYSPRYKVILKAISLGYSRWRDIKDYLTLKLGYINDSNFSSLLENLVKSGYVEKRNGRYRISDPVLEKIFREL, encoded by the coding sequence ATGTTATTTTCTCCATATCCAAAAAGAGTAAGAGAAGAACTCTTCAACAGAGAGAAGGAACTTGAAGAACTTAAAGAGGCAATAGAAAGAGGAGAAAGGCTGATACTTCTTCTTGGGCTCAGAAGACTTGGTAAAAGTTCACTCTTAAATGTTGCCCTAAATGAAATTCCAGACCCATCAATTAAGATAGACGTAAGAAAAACATATTCAGAGTTTTCCTCAGTGAATAGGTACATAATTGGAAGGATGCTCCTCTCAGCCATGAAAGGAAAGCGAAGAATAATAGAGGAAGCAAAGATTTTCCTTGAGAGGGTTAGGGGAATAAGCATCTCTGGTGTTAAAGCTGAGATAACATCACGGGAATTTTCAATAGTTGAGTTACTTGAGGCCCTGAACGAGTATGGTGAAAAAACTGGAAGAGTTGTGATAGCATTCGACGAAGCACAGTACCTCCGCTTTGGAGGAGCAACTAGGTACGATGGAATCTTAGCTTATGCTATTGATAACCTAGAGAATATAACATTCATTTTAACTGGTTCTGAAGTTGGTCTTCTCTTTGATTTCCTCAAATTTGACAATCCAGAAAGTCCACTTTTCGGTAGATATCATCACGATATAATTTTAGAGAAGTTCAGCCCTGAATTAAGTGCGGAATTTTTAAGGAAGGGCTTTGAAGAAGTTGGAGCAAATATAAATGAGAGAGAAATAGAGGACGCTATAAGAGAGCTTGACGGAATAGTTGGTTGGCTAGCACTCTACGGTTATGTGAGAGTTACAAAGAAACTTGGACACAAAGAAGCAATTGGAGAGGTTCTCAAGGAAGCGAAATCTTTAGTAAAAAGTGAACTTGCAAAACTCTTCGCTTATAGTCCAAGGTACAAGGTTATATTAAAGGCAATAAGTCTGGGTTACTCTAGGTGGAGGGATATTAAGGATTACCTAACCCTTAAGCTTGGCTACATTAACGACTCAAACTTCTCCTCCCTGCTTGAAAATCTTGTAAAGTCTGGTTATGTGGAAAAAAGGAATGGTAGGTACAGAATCTCAGACCCAGTCCTCGAGAAAATTTTCAGAGAATTATAG
- a CDS encoding rubrerythrin family protein, which produces MVVKRIMTRKFLEEAFAGESMAHMRYLIFAEQAEKEGFKNIAKLFKAIAYAEFVHAKNHFIALGKLGKTPENLQVGIEGETYEVEEMYPVFNKTAEFQGEKDAVRTTHYALEAEKIHAELYKKAKEMAEQGKDIEIKRIYICPVCGYTAVDEAPEYCPVCGAPRDKFVVFE; this is translated from the coding sequence ATGGTCGTTAAGAGAATAATGACAAGGAAGTTTTTGGAGGAGGCATTCGCTGGAGAGAGCATGGCTCACATGAGATACCTAATCTTCGCTGAACAGGCAGAAAAAGAAGGATTCAAAAATATAGCCAAGCTCTTCAAGGCTATAGCTTATGCAGAATTCGTTCACGCCAAAAATCACTTTATAGCCTTGGGAAAACTCGGCAAAACACCAGAGAATCTCCAGGTCGGAATAGAAGGGGAAACTTATGAGGTTGAAGAAATGTATCCTGTTTTCAACAAAACCGCCGAATTCCAGGGAGAAAAAGATGCCGTTAGAACTACACACTATGCTTTAGAAGCTGAAAAGATACACGCAGAGCTCTACAAGAAAGCAAAGGAAATGGCAGAACAGGGGAAGGACATTGAGATAAAGCGCATCTACATCTGCCCAGTCTGTGGATATACCGCCGTTGACGAGGCTCCAGAGTACTGTCCAGTTTGCGGAGCACCAAGGGATAAGTTCGTCGTGTTTGAGTAA
- the rd gene encoding rubredoxin: MAKWKCTICGYIYDEDEGDPDSGIPPGTKFEDLPEDWVCPLCGAPKDMFEKIE; encoded by the coding sequence ATGGCCAAATGGAAGTGCACAATCTGTGGATACATATACGATGAGGATGAGGGGGATCCTGACAGCGGAATCCCTCCAGGAACGAAGTTTGAAGATTTGCCTGAAGATTGGGTTTGTCCCCTCTGTGGAGCCCCAAAGGACATGTTCGAGAAAATAGAATAG
- a CDS encoding class II SORL domain-containing protein, giving the protein MLKDTIRSGDWKGEKHVPVIEYEKEGDLVKVEVSVGKEIPHPNTPEHHIAWIELYFYPEDGQFPILVGRVEFTNHTDPLTEPKAIFFFKTSKKGKLQALSYCNIHGLWENEVSLE; this is encoded by the coding sequence ATGTTGAAGGACACGATAAGGAGTGGAGATTGGAAAGGAGAAAAGCACGTGCCTGTTATAGAGTACGAGAAGGAGGGAGATTTAGTCAAGGTTGAGGTAAGCGTTGGAAAAGAAATTCCTCACCCAAACACACCTGAGCATCACATAGCATGGATCGAGCTATACTTTTATCCAGAGGATGGTCAGTTCCCAATATTAGTTGGTAGGGTGGAATTTACGAACCATACAGATCCCTTAACTGAACCCAAAGCGATATTCTTCTTCAAGACCAGCAAGAAGGGTAAGCTTCAGGCCTTAAGTTACTGTAACATCCATGGTTTATGGGAGAACGAGGTTTCACTGGAGTAA
- the acnA gene encoding aconitate hydratase AcnA produces the protein MYLDEREGIKFYSLRKLEREGYDVSSLPYSLRIILENVLRNSPEYVDNVFERRGEIPFYPARIIMQDYTGIPAIVDLAAMRDYAAKIGKDPEKVNPKIPVELVIDHSLIVLYHGTRYSLEENMKAEIEANRERYSFLKWASKAFKNLRVIPPGKGIIHQVNIERLARIVFYENGIAYPDTVLGTDSHTPMVNGIGVLGWGVGGIEAEVAMLGQPYFMNVPEVVGVILEGEPSPEVTPTDIVLTITEKLRKKGVVGKFLEYTGNLEALSAFDRAVIANMTPENGATVGYFPIDEETIRFVELTRGREKAKFVEKYARMNMIFREEGEPKFDDKVKIDLSKVEPSVSGPFHPEDRIPLKNLERFKAERRVRIRIDEGEYEIEDGIVGLAAIASCTNTSNPYNIISAALLAKNAVERGLRVKPWVKTSFTPGSRVVVKYLEKLGLMSYLEALGFHVNGFACASCIGNSGPLKKEVEEAIRNGVKAVAVISGNRNFRGRVHPLIDHTYLASPLLVVAFAIAGKIMNFEKEPLGKDPNGRPVYLREILPRKEEIKRLESVINEEMFREVYSDLFLSEVFERMNSPEGILYQWDEKSTYIRRPPFFEIEPLKDDIKGARVLIMLGDRVSTDDISPAGRIDPDSPAGKYLLSLGVKNLHTYGARRGNHEVMMRGTFARYKTRYWPTGEEMSVYDAAMRYKAEGIPLIIIAGKQYGVGSSRDWAAKGPALLGVKAVIAESFERIHRSNLVAMGILPLQFKDPRVRKMIEGNEIFDIIGVKNLYPGKTLRVVAKKENGERIEFEVVARLETNIEVEYIRHGGILRYALSKI, from the coding sequence ATGTACTTGGATGAAAGAGAAGGAATTAAATTCTACAGTCTAAGAAAACTTGAAAGGGAAGGTTATGATGTCTCGTCACTTCCATATTCCCTTAGAATAATTCTCGAGAACGTTCTTAGGAACTCCCCCGAATACGTGGACAACGTGTTTGAGAGAAGAGGGGAGATACCATTTTATCCAGCAAGGATAATAATGCAAGACTACACGGGAATACCAGCAATCGTTGATCTTGCAGCGATGAGAGATTATGCAGCTAAGATAGGAAAAGATCCGGAGAAGGTTAATCCGAAGATACCCGTTGAACTTGTAATTGATCACTCCCTGATAGTTCTCTACCATGGAACAAGATACTCACTGGAGGAAAATATGAAGGCTGAAATCGAGGCTAACAGGGAGAGATACTCCTTCTTGAAGTGGGCCTCAAAGGCCTTCAAGAACCTAAGGGTTATACCCCCAGGAAAGGGAATAATCCACCAGGTGAACATAGAGAGACTTGCCAGAATAGTTTTCTACGAGAATGGGATAGCATATCCAGATACCGTGCTAGGGACTGACAGCCATACGCCGATGGTAAATGGAATAGGTGTCCTTGGATGGGGGGTTGGGGGGATAGAAGCGGAAGTTGCAATGCTTGGACAGCCCTACTTCATGAACGTCCCCGAGGTTGTCGGTGTAATCCTAGAGGGAGAACCCTCCCCAGAGGTCACTCCAACTGATATAGTTCTAACCATAACGGAGAAGCTAAGAAAGAAGGGCGTTGTTGGCAAATTCCTGGAATACACAGGGAATCTTGAAGCATTGTCAGCATTCGATAGGGCCGTAATAGCCAACATGACTCCGGAAAATGGAGCAACCGTTGGGTATTTCCCAATAGATGAGGAAACGATAAGGTTCGTTGAGCTGACTAGAGGAAGAGAAAAGGCAAAGTTCGTTGAGAAATACGCGAGAATGAACATGATATTCAGGGAGGAGGGAGAACCAAAATTCGATGATAAAGTCAAGATTGATCTATCCAAAGTTGAACCTTCCGTCTCTGGCCCTTTCCATCCGGAGGATAGGATACCCCTAAAGAATCTCGAGAGGTTCAAGGCAGAAAGGAGGGTTAGAATTAGAATTGACGAGGGAGAATACGAGATTGAGGATGGGATAGTAGGCCTGGCAGCAATAGCAAGTTGCACCAACACCTCAAATCCCTACAACATAATTTCAGCAGCCCTGTTAGCAAAGAATGCCGTCGAAAGAGGACTAAGGGTAAAACCATGGGTTAAAACAAGCTTCACCCCAGGGAGTAGAGTCGTCGTAAAGTACTTAGAAAAGCTCGGCCTCATGAGCTACTTAGAGGCCCTCGGCTTCCATGTGAATGGCTTCGCATGCGCGAGTTGCATAGGCAACAGTGGACCTCTAAAGAAGGAAGTTGAAGAGGCAATAAGAAACGGGGTAAAAGCTGTGGCAGTGATAAGTGGAAACAGAAACTTCAGAGGAAGGGTTCACCCACTAATAGACCACACATACCTGGCAAGTCCTTTGCTCGTAGTGGCCTTTGCGATAGCCGGGAAGATAATGAACTTTGAAAAGGAACCTCTCGGAAAAGATCCCAATGGAAGGCCTGTTTATTTAAGGGAAATACTTCCAAGGAAAGAAGAAATCAAGAGATTAGAGAGCGTGATTAATGAGGAAATGTTTAGGGAAGTTTACTCAGACTTATTCCTCAGTGAGGTCTTTGAAAGAATGAATTCACCCGAAGGAATTCTCTATCAATGGGATGAGAAGTCCACGTACATAAGAAGGCCACCCTTCTTTGAAATCGAACCCTTGAAGGATGACATAAAAGGAGCGAGAGTTCTAATAATGCTAGGTGACAGGGTTAGCACTGACGATATAAGTCCGGCGGGTAGAATAGATCCAGATAGTCCAGCAGGGAAGTACCTTCTCTCTCTAGGGGTTAAAAACCTCCACACGTATGGAGCGAGGAGAGGCAACCATGAGGTCATGATGAGGGGGACGTTTGCAAGGTATAAAACAAGATACTGGCCAACTGGAGAGGAAATGAGCGTGTATGATGCTGCAATGAGGTACAAAGCTGAAGGAATTCCCCTGATAATAATAGCTGGAAAACAATATGGAGTTGGAAGCAGTAGAGATTGGGCCGCAAAAGGTCCCGCCCTTCTGGGCGTTAAAGCTGTAATAGCGGAAAGCTTCGAAAGGATACATAGAAGCAATCTCGTTGCAATGGGAATACTCCCACTTCAATTCAAGGATCCAAGGGTTAGAAAGATGATTGAGGGCAACGAGATATTTGACATAATTGGAGTAAAGAATCTGTATCCGGGTAAGACTCTCAGGGTTGTAGCTAAAAAAGAAAATGGTGAAAGGATTGAATTTGAAGTAGTTGCAAGGCTTGAAACAAACATTGAAGTGGAATATATAAGGCATGGAGGCATCTTAAGGTACGCTTTATCTAAAATTTGA
- a CDS encoding NADP-dependent isocitrate dehydrogenase, translating into MVKLPEEGKIAEVKKGKLKVPDEVIVAYIEGDGIGREVIPSAIKVVDRAVEIAYGGRRRIIWWELLAGKKALKLRGELLPRETLEGIALVKLAIKGPLETPVGKGYRSLNVALRKSLDLYANVRPVRYYGAPTPFAHADKVDLIIFRENTEDVYAGIEWKAFSEEAKKIIEFVEKEFGVRIREDSGISLKPISEFATKRIMRKAIQWALDKGRKVITIMHKGNIMKHTEGAFRDWCYEVAEKEFGEYVSIGERKPGKILVNDRIADNMFQQIILKPWEYDIIVTPNLNGDYLSDAAAALVGGVGMVAGLNLGDYIALAEPVHGTAPDIAGKRIANPSAAILSASLLLEYMGWEEASSIIREALRRTIEKGKATPDLAGENGLRTEEFVEEVIKEMEGL; encoded by the coding sequence ATGGTTAAGCTTCCAGAGGAAGGTAAAATAGCTGAGGTGAAAAAGGGAAAACTCAAAGTTCCCGATGAGGTAATAGTTGCCTACATAGAGGGGGATGGAATAGGAAGGGAGGTCATCCCCTCTGCCATAAAGGTGGTTGATAGGGCAGTTGAAATTGCATATGGTGGAAGGAGGAGGATAATCTGGTGGGAACTCTTAGCTGGAAAGAAGGCGCTAAAACTTAGAGGAGAACTATTGCCAAGAGAAACCCTGGAGGGAATTGCACTAGTTAAGCTGGCAATAAAAGGGCCCCTGGAAACTCCAGTTGGAAAGGGATATAGAAGTTTAAATGTTGCACTAAGGAAGAGCCTCGATTTATACGCAAACGTTAGACCCGTAAGATACTATGGAGCACCAACACCCTTTGCTCATGCAGATAAAGTCGACCTGATAATATTTAGGGAGAATACAGAAGACGTTTACGCTGGAATAGAGTGGAAGGCATTTAGCGAAGAAGCAAAGAAAATTATAGAATTCGTTGAGAAAGAATTTGGAGTTAGAATAAGAGAGGATTCTGGAATAAGTCTCAAACCAATCTCAGAGTTTGCAACAAAGAGAATCATGAGGAAGGCAATCCAGTGGGCCCTGGACAAGGGAAGGAAGGTCATCACAATAATGCACAAGGGCAACATAATGAAGCACACTGAAGGGGCATTCAGGGACTGGTGCTATGAGGTTGCGGAGAAGGAGTTTGGAGAATACGTTAGCATAGGGGAAAGGAAACCAGGAAAGATCCTGGTAAACGACAGAATAGCCGACAACATGTTCCAACAGATAATTCTGAAGCCCTGGGAATATGACATCATAGTCACGCCAAACCTAAATGGTGACTACCTGAGCGATGCCGCAGCAGCCCTGGTAGGGGGAGTTGGAATGGTCGCTGGACTAAACCTCGGAGATTACATTGCATTGGCAGAACCAGTTCATGGGACAGCTCCAGACATAGCTGGAAAAAGAATTGCAAATCCATCAGCCGCAATCCTAAGTGCCTCACTCCTTCTGGAATATATGGGGTGGGAGGAGGCTAGCTCAATTATAAGGGAAGCTCTGAGAAGAACCATAGAGAAGGGAAAAGCAACCCCGGATCTAGCGGGTGAAAATGGACTTAGAACTGAGGAATTCGTTGAGGAAGTAATTAAGGAAATGGAGGGTCTTTAG
- a CDS encoding citrate/2-methylcitrate synthase has product MDGKGGKLYYRGYSIEELAEFSTFEEVTYLLWYGELPSKGELREFSRKLAKNRELPKELLDVLEMMPKHAHPMGVLRTAVSFLGNFDDEPVKTPEDVYEKGISLVAKIPGIVASLYRLRMGLELVKPREDLSHAGNFLYMMFGKEPPKSWERAMDVALILYAEHELNASTFAVMEVGSTLSDYYSAVVAGIGALKGILHGGAVEEAVRQFLEIGDPERVEEWFFNALKNKRRIMGAGHRVYKTYDPRAKIFKKYARMIGDKRMYEIAERLETLVQKHLSKKGVNINVDYWSGIIFYAMGIPIEFYTTIFLMGRISGWTAHLAEYISNNKLIRPRLQYIGEIGKRYIPIERR; this is encoded by the coding sequence GTGGATGGAAAAGGGGGGAAGCTTTACTATAGGGGATACAGTATAGAGGAACTAGCCGAGTTTAGCACATTTGAAGAGGTAACTTACCTTCTATGGTACGGTGAGCTACCCTCCAAGGGCGAGCTTAGGGAATTCTCAAGGAAACTTGCAAAAAATAGGGAGTTGCCTAAGGAACTTTTAGATGTACTTGAGATGATGCCAAAACATGCTCATCCTATGGGTGTATTGAGAACGGCGGTTTCCTTCTTAGGAAATTTCGACGACGAGCCAGTAAAAACCCCTGAAGATGTTTATGAGAAGGGAATAAGCCTTGTCGCAAAGATTCCAGGAATAGTCGCAAGTTTATACAGACTAAGAATGGGATTAGAGCTTGTAAAGCCAAGAGAAGATCTGAGTCACGCTGGAAACTTCCTCTACATGATGTTTGGAAAAGAGCCACCAAAATCCTGGGAGAGAGCGATGGACGTTGCCTTAATACTGTACGCGGAGCATGAGCTCAACGCTTCAACTTTCGCAGTAATGGAAGTTGGATCGACACTCAGTGATTATTACTCGGCAGTTGTTGCAGGAATTGGGGCTCTAAAAGGAATACTACACGGTGGTGCTGTTGAGGAGGCGGTAAGGCAGTTCCTGGAAATCGGGGATCCAGAGAGGGTTGAAGAGTGGTTCTTCAATGCACTCAAGAATAAAAGAAGGATCATGGGTGCCGGTCATAGGGTGTATAAGACATATGATCCAAGGGCAAAGATATTCAAGAAGTACGCTAGGATGATTGGAGATAAGAGAATGTACGAGATAGCGGAAAGGCTAGAGACCCTCGTCCAGAAGCACCTCAGCAAGAAGGGTGTGAACATAAATGTGGATTATTGGTCAGGAATAATCTTCTACGCAATGGGAATACCGATTGAATTCTATACGACGATATTCCTTATGGGTAGAATCTCCGGCTGGACGGCCCATTTGGCTGAATACATATCAAATAACAAGCTGATAAGACCAAGATTGCAATACATTGGAGAAATTGGAAAGAGATATATTCCAATTGAGAGGAGGTGA
- the nurA gene encoding DNA double-strand break repair nuclease NurA: MRLLSKDSIEKIVDILTAQLTETLKRIDPEMLRSRWKELPEARKSSVYAVDGSRSVTRLSGTIIYFLTASAFGSGKPYRFFYANAMQYNYGVSDQMIRMQMETMENMMGYLAGRMLKGNEKLVLMDGTLTGSLIRPPVYPEDVKNISVLKFLIGEEEFHSLIREYKRELDKHYKEVSRELKEKGFSTTPILSDRMVESFQKRYLAGKIIGHLRNKVKVKVPASVIRIEGVPISVLEKFREEGKTLDDVLREVREGRVEILVDRDTINDAFHVLLTYLEYLHSLDKLLEMENLAYVAKSFYTKRIANELGIPVVDTALLDIALRRSIWGEKEGYLEFENPIKVEHQFPEYLVEHFKNVKRFAESGVYSAYVRFERGDVIYLLQSTKRIERILPLVLYHKAGGYIRPLQLAHEGTKISYREARGAIDVLINLLRSKEPTLKVFVKYGRSPLE; this comes from the coding sequence TTGAGGCTACTCAGCAAGGACAGCATAGAGAAAATAGTCGATATCCTCACAGCACAGCTAACTGAGACGCTTAAAAGAATAGATCCAGAGATGTTAAGGAGCAGATGGAAGGAACTACCTGAGGCCAGAAAATCCTCAGTGTATGCCGTCGATGGAAGTAGGAGCGTTACAAGGTTAAGTGGGACGATAATATATTTCCTAACTGCATCCGCCTTTGGAAGTGGGAAGCCCTATCGGTTCTTCTATGCAAATGCAATGCAGTACAATTACGGCGTTTCAGATCAGATGATAAGGATGCAAATGGAGACTATGGAGAATATGATGGGCTATCTTGCAGGTAGGATGCTCAAGGGAAATGAAAAGCTAGTACTAATGGATGGAACTCTCACCGGCTCTCTAATTAGACCTCCAGTATATCCTGAAGACGTCAAGAACATAAGCGTACTTAAGTTCCTGATAGGCGAGGAAGAGTTCCACTCCTTAATAAGGGAATACAAGAGGGAACTCGACAAGCATTATAAGGAAGTCAGCAGAGAGCTCAAGGAGAAGGGATTCTCAACTACTCCAATTCTCTCAGATAGAATGGTTGAAAGCTTTCAGAAGAGATACTTGGCAGGTAAGATAATAGGTCACCTTAGAAACAAGGTCAAGGTCAAAGTCCCAGCGAGCGTCATTAGAATCGAAGGGGTTCCAATATCAGTTTTGGAGAAATTTAGGGAGGAGGGAAAAACCCTAGATGACGTTCTTAGGGAAGTTAGAGAGGGCAGAGTGGAGATTCTTGTAGATAGGGACACAATAAACGATGCATTTCACGTTCTTCTCACCTACTTAGAATACTTACACTCCCTGGACAAGTTGCTTGAGATGGAGAATTTAGCATACGTTGCAAAGAGCTTCTACACGAAGAGAATAGCAAACGAACTCGGGATACCAGTTGTTGATACCGCCCTACTTGACATAGCACTTAGGAGGAGCATTTGGGGAGAGAAGGAAGGATATCTAGAATTTGAGAATCCAATTAAGGTGGAACACCAATTTCCGGAATATTTGGTGGAGCACTTCAAGAACGTTAAAAGGTTCGCCGAAAGTGGTGTTTACTCGGCTTACGTTAGATTCGAAAGGGGAGATGTGATATATCTCCTCCAGTCCACGAAGAGAATTGAGAGAATATTACCACTGGTGCTGTATCATAAGGCGGGTGGTTACATTAGACCCCTCCAGCTTGCCCATGAGGGAACAAAGATAAGTTACAGAGAAGCAAGAGGAGCAATAGACGTTCTAATAAATCTACTAAGGTCTAAAGAACCTACGCTCAAAGTGTTCGTTAAGTACGGAAGGTCACCTCTCGAGTGA